DNA sequence from the Paenibacillus azoreducens genome:
CGGATTCGGTGCTGTCAGCTATGAGCTGGGATTGATTGCCCTGCTTCGCCACTTGGAAAGTCAGGGACAATAGTCGCTGCCTCCTTCAGGGTGAAGCTGTGAAGAGAGAGGAGACGAATAGCTAATGAGCAACCATCGTGTACTTAAACTGCGTGAAGCGATGCAGCAAAAAAATGTGGAGGCGCTGTTCGTAACAAGCGCCATCAACCGCCGTTATTTGACGGGATTTTCAGGTTCTTCTGGTTATGTGCTGATTACGATGAATGACGCGTATCTGCTGACCGACTTCCGTTATATGACCCAGGCGACGCAGCAGGTGAAAGATTTCCAGGTTGTCGAACATGTGCAGGGGGTTTCGGCTACAGTAAAAGAATTGCTGGCTTCCGCCAAAATCGGCAAGCTTGCGTTTGAACAAGATGATGTATCATTCGCCGCTTACAGTACATATGCGGAACAGCTTAAGCCGATTGGGCTTGTGCCGGTTTCGGGACTGGTGGAACAGCTGCGGATGTTCAAGGACGCGGAAGAGCTGAAAATCATGCAGCGAGCCGCCGATCTTGCCGACGAAACTTTTAAGCATCTCCTTGGTTTTGTGAAAACGGGCATGACCGAACGCGAAGTTGATTTGGAGATGGAGCTTTTCATGCGTCGTCATGGCGCGACTTCTTCCTCGTTCGATACGATTGTCGCCTCCGGAGAACGCTCCGCAATGCCGCACGGTGTGGCCAGTGAACGCGTGATTGCTGGCAATGAGCTCATTACGTTTGATTTTGGGGCGCTGCTCGATG
Encoded proteins:
- a CDS encoding M24 family metallopeptidase — its product is MSNHRVLKLREAMQQKNVEALFVTSAINRRYLTGFSGSSGYVLITMNDAYLLTDFRYMTQATQQVKDFQVVEHVQGVSATVKELLASAKIGKLAFEQDDVSFAAYSTYAEQLKPIGLVPVSGLVEQLRMFKDAEELKIMQRAADLADETFKHLLGFVKTGMTEREVDLEMELFMRRHGATSSSFDTIVASGERSAMPHGVASERVIAGNELITFDFGALLDGYCSDLTRTIAVGKPDPKLKEIYDIVLEAQLHALEHIKPGMTGREADALARDIIAKYGYGDQFGHSTGHGLGMEVHENPRLSKVSDDILKPGMVVTVEPGIYLSGLGGVRIEDDIVITETGITILTHSSKEFTVLPV